A portion of the Flavobacterium limnophilum genome contains these proteins:
- the leuC gene encoding 3-isopropylmalate dehydratase large subunit, translating to MSKTLFDKVWDAHVIRKIEDGPDVFFIDRHFIHEVTSPVAFLGLKGRGIKVLYPERTFATADHNTPTINQHLPVADALSANQLKALEDNAAEYGISHWGLGHQKNGIVHVVGPENGITLPGATIVCGDSHTSTHGAFGAIAFGIGTSEVEMVMATQCIMQPKPKKMRINVNGTLSKGVGPKDVALYIISKLTTSGGTGYFAEYAGNVFEDMSMEGRMTVCNLSIEMGARGGMIAPDQKTFDFLEGRLYAPKGEAWTKAVEYWKTLKTDTDAVFDAELNIDAADIEPMITYGTNPGMGIGISKHIPSADQVEGGEETYKKSLAYMGFNEDDVMIGKPIDYVFLGSCTNGRIEDFRAFTEIVKGRKKADNVTAWLVPGSHVVEAQIKEEGLLDILTEAGFVLRQPGCSACLAMNDDKVPAGKYAVSTSNRNFEGRQGPGSRTLLASPIMAAAAAVTGKLTDPRDLF from the coding sequence ATGAGTAAGACATTATTTGACAAAGTATGGGATGCGCACGTAATACGTAAAATTGAAGATGGACCAGACGTGTTTTTTATTGACCGTCATTTCATTCATGAAGTTACAAGTCCTGTTGCTTTTCTAGGTTTAAAAGGAAGAGGTATCAAGGTTTTATATCCTGAGCGTACTTTTGCAACTGCCGATCACAACACTCCAACTATAAACCAACATTTACCTGTTGCTGACGCTTTGTCCGCCAATCAATTAAAAGCATTGGAAGATAATGCTGCAGAATATGGCATTTCCCACTGGGGATTAGGTCACCAAAAAAATGGAATTGTACACGTAGTAGGTCCTGAAAACGGAATTACTTTGCCGGGTGCGACTATCGTTTGTGGAGATTCCCACACTTCTACTCACGGTGCTTTTGGAGCGATTGCTTTTGGTATTGGAACTTCTGAAGTGGAAATGGTTATGGCTACTCAATGTATTATGCAGCCAAAACCAAAGAAAATGCGTATCAACGTAAACGGAACTTTGAGCAAAGGTGTTGGGCCAAAAGATGTGGCTTTGTACATCATTTCAAAATTGACTACTTCTGGAGGCACAGGATATTTTGCCGAGTACGCTGGAAATGTTTTTGAAGATATGTCTATGGAAGGTCGTATGACTGTGTGTAACCTTTCTATCGAAATGGGTGCTCGTGGTGGTATGATTGCTCCGGATCAAAAAACTTTCGACTTCTTGGAAGGAAGATTATATGCTCCAAAAGGAGAAGCTTGGACAAAAGCTGTTGAATATTGGAAAACTTTAAAAACCGATACTGACGCGGTTTTCGATGCAGAATTAAACATCGATGCTGCTGATATCGAACCAATGATTACTTATGGTACTAACCCTGGAATGGGAATTGGTATCTCTAAACATATTCCAAGTGCTGACCAAGTAGAAGGTGGCGAGGAAACTTATAAAAAATCTTTGGCTTATATGGGCTTCAACGAAGATGATGTGATGATTGGAAAACCAATTGATTATGTTTTCTTGGGAAGTTGTACCAATGGTCGTATCGAAGATTTTAGAGCTTTTACAGAAATCGTGAAAGGTCGCAAAAAAGCAGACAACGTAACCGCTTGGTTAGTCCCGGGTTCACACGTTGTTGAAGCACAAATCAAAGAAGAAGGATTGTTAGATATTCTTACTGAAGCTGGTTTCGTATTGCGTCAGCCAGGTTGTTCTGCTTGTTTGGCAATGAACGATGATAAAGTTCCAGCTGGAAAATATGCAGTAAGTACATCCAACAGAAACTTCGAAGGTCGTCAAGGTCCAGGTTCAAGAACTTTGTTAGCTTCTCCAATTATGGCAGCAGCAGCAGCGGTTACCGGGAAATTAACTGACCCTAGAGATTTATTCTAG
- the dnaE gene encoding DNA polymerase III subunit alpha has product MYLIFDTETTGLPKRWGAPISDTDNWPRCIQIAWQLHDDMGKVIEHQDYLVKPEGFNIPYDAERIHGISTELAEAEGIPLAEVLEKFNIALGKAKFIVGQNLGFDVNIMGCEFYRMGVESAMSSMPILDTCTEITASLLKLPGGRGGKFKLPTLTELHQYLFNQPFAEAHNATADVEATTRCFFELIRTEVFTKQELEVEQEYFEDFQLKNPREIQLIGLKHINLKEASDKIRQQLGGQQATSISKQELSDNKQLLVDTKFAHLHNHTQFSVLQSTIAIGGLVSATAKNKFPAVAMTDTGNMMGAFHFVSAVMNHNKAASTKNKALVESGEEATETEIKPIVGCEFNICDNHLDKTKKDNGYQVVLLAKNKKGYHNLAKMASIAYTDGFYYVPRIDRIIVEKYKEDIMVLSGNLYGEIPGKILNVGENQAEEALIWWKAQFGADFYLEIMRHNQEDENRVNQTLIEFSKKHDVKLIATNNTYYLNKQDANAHDILLCVKDGEKQATPIGRGRGYRYGLPNQEYYYKSEEEMKKLFADLPEAITNIQEIVDKIEIYSLYRDVLLPKYDIPAEFVVPEDETDGGVRGENKYLRQLTMDGAKRRYGEITPDIQERLDFELLTISNSGYPGYFLIVQDFIAEARKMDVSVGPGRGSAAGSAVAYCLGITNIDPIKYDLLFERFLNPDRVSMPDIDIDFDDEGRSRVMDYVIQKYGKKQVAQIITYGKMATKSAIRDTARVLDLPLFEADRIAKLIPGMMPSKWNLARFISEKEDDVKKALRSDEFESVKELIAIANGGDLAGETIQQAKILEGSMRNTGIHACGVIITPSDITNFVPVTTAKDSDLYVTQFDNSVAESAGLLKMDFLGLKTLTLIKDTVKLVKYRTGIELDPDTFPIDDVKTYELFQRGETVGIFQYESPGMQKYMKDLKPTVFGDLIAMNALYRPGPLEYIPSFVRRKNGEEPIVYDLDACEEYLAETYGITVYQEQVMLLSQSLAGFTKGEADVLRKAMGKKLIDVLAKMKPKFVEQASAKGHDATVLEKIWKDWEAFASYAFNKSHSTCYAWIAYQTAYLKAHYPAEYMAAVLSNNMSDIKQVSFFMEECKRMGLQVLGPDVNESFYKFTVNDEYAVRFGMGAIKGVGSGAVATIVENRKDGKYKSIFDLAKRIDLRAANKKAFENLALAGGFDSFTGTIRAQYFHDDGDGITFYEKAIRYGAKFQENENSSQVSLFGESSDVQIAEPVVPPCEDWSTMEKLAKEKEVVGIYISGHPLDDFKFEMKYFCNSKLESLKNLELNVGKTLAFGGIVSNVQRRIAKNGKEWAIFNLEGYDESFEFKIFNEDYLNFHRYLLPNNFVYFKILIKEGWVNKDTGKKSDPRIQFTDAKQLQDILGIFAKKLIIHLNIKDLQTDLIHKLHSVFQENKGDNQVTFEVMELETVKKQVELAPVEIDVDEIVMDEDGDILENGNAATIVTNEVDEIKVITKLSMPSRKLKIKISNELLVELEKMQLNFKLN; this is encoded by the coding sequence ATGTACTTAATATTCGATACCGAAACCACAGGTTTACCCAAGCGTTGGGGCGCTCCCATTTCCGATACGGACAACTGGCCAAGATGTATTCAAATCGCTTGGCAGCTCCACGATGATATGGGAAAAGTCATCGAACATCAGGACTATTTGGTCAAGCCGGAAGGATTCAATATTCCGTATGATGCCGAGAGAATTCACGGTATTTCAACAGAACTTGCCGAAGCCGAAGGAATTCCTTTGGCCGAAGTTTTGGAGAAATTCAACATAGCTTTAGGCAAAGCCAAGTTTATTGTGGGTCAAAATCTAGGTTTTGACGTCAATATTATGGGTTGTGAATTTTACAGAATGGGTGTCGAAAGTGCGATGAGTTCGATGCCGATTCTCGATACCTGTACCGAAATTACCGCCTCATTATTGAAATTGCCGGGAGGTCGTGGTGGGAAATTTAAACTGCCTACGTTAACCGAATTACACCAATATCTTTTCAACCAACCTTTTGCGGAAGCGCACAATGCCACCGCCGATGTTGAGGCAACCACGCGTTGTTTTTTCGAATTGATTCGTACCGAAGTTTTCACCAAACAGGAACTGGAAGTTGAGCAGGAATATTTCGAGGATTTCCAATTAAAAAATCCAAGAGAAATTCAGCTTATTGGATTAAAACACATTAATTTAAAGGAAGCTTCGGATAAAATTCGTCAGCAACTTGGTGGGCAACAGGCAACTTCAATATCCAAACAAGAGCTTTCTGATAACAAACAACTATTAGTTGATACCAAGTTTGCGCATTTGCACAATCATACCCAGTTTTCGGTTTTACAATCGACCATTGCCATTGGAGGCTTGGTTTCGGCAACAGCCAAGAATAAATTTCCCGCCGTAGCAATGACCGATACGGGAAACATGATGGGTGCCTTCCATTTTGTGAGTGCGGTGATGAACCACAACAAAGCGGCTTCAACCAAAAACAAAGCGTTGGTCGAAAGCGGCGAAGAAGCCACCGAAACCGAAATCAAACCCATTGTGGGTTGCGAATTCAATATTTGCGACAATCATTTGGACAAAACCAAAAAAGACAATGGTTATCAAGTGGTTTTGTTGGCCAAAAACAAAAAAGGCTATCATAATTTGGCCAAAATGGCTTCCATCGCTTACACGGATGGTTTTTATTATGTGCCTAGAATTGACCGAATCATCGTCGAAAAATACAAGGAAGACATTATGGTTTTGTCGGGAAATTTATACGGAGAAATTCCGGGTAAAATCCTGAATGTTGGTGAAAATCAAGCAGAGGAAGCCTTGATTTGGTGGAAAGCACAATTTGGAGCGGATTTTTATCTTGAAATTATGCGCCACAATCAGGAGGATGAAAATCGGGTAAATCAAACCTTGATTGAATTTTCCAAAAAGCACGATGTCAAGTTAATTGCCACCAATAACACCTATTATTTAAACAAGCAAGATGCCAACGCACACGATATTTTGTTGTGTGTAAAAGACGGTGAAAAGCAAGCCACACCTATTGGTCGTGGTCGTGGCTACCGTTATGGTTTGCCCAATCAGGAATATTATTACAAGTCGGAAGAGGAGATGAAAAAACTCTTCGCCGATTTGCCCGAAGCCATTACCAACATTCAAGAAATAGTAGATAAAATCGAAATATACTCACTTTACCGTGATGTGTTGTTGCCTAAATATGATATTCCCGCCGAGTTTGTAGTTCCCGAAGATGAAACCGATGGTGGCGTTCGAGGTGAAAATAAATATTTGCGTCAGCTGACAATGGACGGGGCAAAAAGACGCTATGGCGAGATTACACCCGACATTCAGGAACGTTTGGATTTTGAATTACTGACTATTTCAAATTCGGGTTATCCTGGTTATTTCTTGATTGTTCAGGATTTCATCGCCGAAGCCCGGAAAATGGATGTTTCCGTTGGTCCCGGTCGTGGTTCGGCGGCGGGTTCAGCTGTGGCGTATTGTTTAGGAATCACGAATATTGACCCGATTAAGTATGATTTGCTTTTTGAGCGTTTCCTGAATCCGGATCGTGTGTCGATGCCCGATATTGATATTGATTTTGATGATGAAGGCCGAAGTCGCGTAATGGATTATGTAATCCAAAAATACGGCAAAAAGCAAGTAGCACAAATCATCACTTATGGTAAAATGGCAACCAAATCAGCCATTCGCGATACGGCTCGTGTACTCGATTTGCCGCTTTTTGAAGCCGATAGAATTGCCAAATTAATTCCGGGAATGATGCCGTCCAAATGGAATTTGGCTCGTTTTATTTCCGAAAAAGAAGACGATGTCAAGAAAGCGTTGCGTTCGGATGAATTCGAAAGCGTGAAAGAATTGATTGCCATCGCCAACGGAGGTGACTTGGCTGGAGAAACCATCCAACAAGCCAAAATACTCGAAGGTTCAATGCGAAACACGGGTATTCACGCCTGTGGAGTAATCATCACGCCCTCGGATATTACGAATTTTGTTCCCGTAACTACCGCCAAGGATTCGGATTTATATGTCACCCAATTTGACAACTCCGTTGCCGAAAGTGCCGGATTGTTGAAGATGGACTTCTTGGGTTTGAAGACCCTGACTTTGATAAAAGATACCGTAAAACTGGTTAAATATCGTACTGGAATCGAACTCGATCCCGATACTTTCCCGATTGACGATGTCAAAACGTATGAACTTTTCCAAAGAGGAGAAACCGTTGGAATCTTCCAATACGAGTCCCCCGGAATGCAAAAGTACATGAAGGATTTGAAGCCCACGGTTTTTGGGGATTTGATTGCGATGAATGCCTTGTATCGACCAGGTCCGTTGGAATATATTCCGTCTTTCGTTCGAAGGAAAAACGGGGAAGAACCTATCGTGTATGACTTGGATGCTTGCGAAGAGTATTTGGCAGAAACCTACGGTATTACGGTGTATCAAGAGCAGGTAATGCTTTTGTCCCAATCGTTGGCTGGTTTTACCAAAGGTGAAGCAGACGTTTTGCGTAAGGCGATGGGTAAAAAACTGATAGATGTCTTGGCAAAGATGAAACCCAAGTTTGTGGAACAAGCTTCGGCAAAAGGACATGACGCCACAGTTTTGGAGAAAATATGGAAAGACTGGGAAGCTTTTGCGAGTTACGCTTTTAATAAATCGCACTCTACTTGCTATGCCTGGATTGCTTATCAAACGGCTTATCTCAAAGCGCATTATCCTGCCGAATATATGGCGGCGGTACTTTCGAATAATATGAGTGACATCAAGCAGGTTTCCTTTTTTATGGAAGAATGTAAACGCATGGGATTGCAGGTTTTGGGTCCCGACGTGAATGAGTCTTTCTATAAATTTACCGTAAATGATGAATATGCCGTTCGTTTCGGAATGGGAGCCATAAAAGGCGTTGGTTCTGGAGCCGTGGCGACTATTGTCGAAAACAGAAAAGACGGAAAATATAAATCGATTTTTGATTTGGCGAAACGTATCGATTTGCGTGCAGCCAACAAAAAAGCATTCGAAAACTTGGCCTTGGCGGGAGGTTTTGATTCCTTTACTGGAACAATACGAGCCCAATATTTTCACGATGATGGCGACGGAATTACGTTCTACGAAAAAGCCATTCGTTATGGAGCCAAGTTTCAGGAAAACGAAAACTCATCACAAGTGAGTTTGTTTGGCGAAAGCAGTGATGTCCAAATTGCCGAACCTGTTGTGCCGCCTTGCGAGGATTGGAGCACGATGGAAAAACTCGCCAAGGAAAAAGAAGTAGTCGGGATTTATATTTCAGGACATCCATTGGATGATTTCAAGTTTGAGATGAAATATTTCTGTAATTCTAAATTGGAAAGCTTGAAAAATTTGGAGCTTAATGTTGGAAAAACGCTTGCTTTTGGGGGTATTGTTTCCAACGTTCAAAGGAGAATTGCCAAGAACGGCAAGGAATGGGCGATTTTTAACTTGGAAGGCTATGATGAAAGTTTTGAGTTTAAAATTTTCAATGAAGACTATTTGAATTTTCATCGCTACTTGCTTCCCAATAATTTTGTTTATTTCAAAATTCTAATCAAAGAAGGTTGGGTCAATAAAGATACAGGCAAAAAATCGGATCCAAGAATTCAGTTTACTGATGCAAAACAATTGCAAGACATATTGGGTATTTTTGCCAAAAAACTA
- the leuD gene encoding 3-isopropylmalate dehydratase small subunit — MAYDKFNILTSSAVPLPIENVDTDQIIPARFLKATKREGFGDNLFRDWRYNGDDTPKADFVLNDKTYSGKILVGGKNFGSGSSREHAAWAVYDYGFRAIVSSFFADIFKGNCLNIGVLPVQISPEFSETIFKAIEADPNTQLEINLPEQTITLLATGQKESFDINGYKKNNMINGFDDIDYLQNIKGDIVAFADKLPF, encoded by the coding sequence ATGGCATACGATAAATTTAATATCCTTACGAGTAGCGCAGTGCCGCTACCAATAGAAAACGTAGATACCGATCAAATCATCCCAGCTCGTTTCTTGAAAGCCACGAAACGTGAAGGCTTTGGAGACAATCTTTTCAGAGACTGGAGATACAATGGAGACGACACTCCCAAAGCTGATTTCGTTTTAAACGACAAAACTTACAGCGGGAAAATTCTTGTTGGAGGAAAAAACTTCGGTTCAGGTTCTTCGAGAGAGCACGCTGCTTGGGCAGTTTACGATTACGGCTTTAGAGCTATAGTTTCTTCTTTCTTTGCAGACATCTTCAAAGGAAACTGTTTGAATATTGGTGTTTTGCCAGTACAAATTAGTCCTGAATTTTCAGAAACTATTTTCAAAGCAATCGAAGCTGATCCAAACACACAATTGGAAATCAATTTGCCGGAACAAACCATTACTTTATTGGCTACCGGTCAAAAAGAATCTTTCGATATCAACGGATACAAAAAGAATAATATGATCAATGGTTTTGATGATATTGATTATTTGCAAAATATTAAAGGAGATATTGTAGCATTTGCTGACAAGCTTCCTTTCTAA